A single Chryseobacterium sp. DNA region contains:
- a CDS encoding SPFH domain-containing protein → MEKTLKPISGYLTLVICLALFVVSAYLFISGVDQSITYVIVAMLCFLLSCFFLKGLMIIQPNHSRVLNFFGKYVGTVKDNGLFFINPLYSSQKISLRSENLQGQTLKVNDKMGNPIEIAVVIVWKVGDTYKAAFDVERYSDFVKMQSEAAVRHLAMSFPYDNLEDDHAPITLREGGDKINSILEQELTDRLSKAGIVIQEARISHLAYASEIAGAMLQRQQATAIVAARTKIVEGAVGMVDLALKKLSEGNIVELDDERKAAMVSNLMVVLCGEKAATPILNAGTLYN, encoded by the coding sequence ATGGAAAAAACATTAAAACCCATTTCGGGTTATCTTACATTAGTCATTTGTTTGGCTTTATTTGTAGTTTCAGCCTACCTTTTTATTTCCGGGGTAGATCAGAGTATTACGTATGTTATTGTTGCTATGCTCTGTTTTCTGCTTTCCTGCTTTTTCTTAAAAGGGCTGATGATCATACAGCCTAACCACTCAAGAGTTTTAAACTTTTTCGGTAAGTATGTAGGCACTGTAAAAGATAATGGATTGTTTTTTATTAATCCGCTGTATTCGTCACAGAAAATATCATTGCGTTCAGAAAACTTACAGGGACAGACCTTGAAAGTAAATGACAAAATGGGAAACCCTATTGAGATTGCTGTAGTAATTGTTTGGAAAGTAGGAGACACCTATAAGGCGGCTTTTGATGTTGAACGGTACTCAGACTTTGTAAAAATGCAAAGTGAGGCAGCGGTACGTCATTTAGCGATGAGCTTTCCTTATGACAACTTAGAAGATGATCATGCACCCATTACTTTGAGGGAAGGCGGAGATAAGATCAATTCTATTTTGGAGCAGGAACTTACGGATCGTCTTTCAAAAGCTGGAATTGTGATTCAGGAAGCTAGAATTTCACATTTGGCTTATGCCTCAGAAATAGCAGGAGCAATGCTTCAAAGACAGCAGGCTACAGCCATTGTGGCGGCAAGAACCAAAATTGTTGAAGGAGCCGTAGGGATGGTGGATCTTGCACTGAAAAAACTTTCTGAAGGCAATATCGTTGAACTTGATGACGAAAGAAAAGCGGCCATGGTTAGCAATTTAATGGTGGTTCTGTGTGGTGAAAAAGCGGCAACTCCCATATTGAATGCAGGAACACTGTATAATTAA
- a CDS encoding Arc family DNA binding domain-containing protein: MKSEKAQTSSENKGKKSFVIRIDESTYKLLEKWANDEFRSVNGQIEYLLHQNLVNSGRKKKE, translated from the coding sequence ATGAAATCAGAAAAAGCTCAGACCTCTTCAGAAAACAAAGGCAAAAAATCCTTTGTCATAAGGATAGATGAGTCTACTTATAAACTCCTCGAAAAATGGGCCAATGATGAATTCAGGAGTGTAAATGGCCAGATCGAATACCTGCTGCATCAGAATCTGGTCAATTCAGGGAGAAAGAAGAAGGAATAG
- a CDS encoding aldehyde dehydrogenase family protein has protein sequence MSKKVKDFGIEKTLKNLGIKEENKGTSVGGKYFASGKTIESISPVDGKLIAKVKTSGESDYDKVIETAQKAFQEFRLIPAPKRGEIVRQLGLKLREYKDDLGKLVSYEMGKSLQEGLGEVQEMIDICDFAVGLSRQLQGYTMHSERPGHRMYEQYHPLGVVGIITAFNFPVAVWSWNTALAWICGNVTIWKPSEKTPLCAIACQNIMTEVLKENNLPEGVSSVLVSDHEIGQKLVDDKRVALVSFTGSTRVGRMVSSKVAERFGKSILELGGNNAIIITKEADIDMSIIGAVFGAVGTAGQRCTSTRRLIIHESVYDEVKTRLTKAYGQLKIGNPLDERNHVGPLIDTDAVNQYEEAIKKCKKEGGKFIVEGGVLTGKEYESGCYVKPCVAEVKNSYEIVQHETFAPILYLIKYKTLEEAIAIQNDVPQGLSSAIMTQNLREAELFLSHAGSDCGIANVNIGTSGAEIGGAFGGEKETGGGRESGSDAWKYYMRRQTNTINYTAQLPLAQGIKFDL, from the coding sequence ATGTCAAAAAAAGTAAAGGATTTCGGAATCGAAAAAACACTCAAAAACCTTGGTATTAAAGAAGAGAATAAAGGGACTTCAGTGGGCGGAAAATATTTCGCTTCAGGAAAGACGATAGAAAGCATCTCTCCTGTAGACGGTAAGCTAATCGCTAAAGTAAAGACTTCCGGAGAAAGTGATTATGACAAAGTAATTGAAACGGCTCAGAAGGCATTTCAGGAATTCAGGCTGATTCCGGCTCCCAAAAGAGGAGAAATTGTAAGACAGCTCGGCCTAAAACTAAGAGAATATAAAGATGATCTTGGAAAACTTGTTTCTTATGAAATGGGTAAATCATTGCAGGAAGGTCTGGGAGAAGTACAGGAAATGATCGATATCTGTGACTTCGCAGTAGGACTTTCCAGACAGCTTCAGGGGTACACCATGCACTCTGAAAGACCAGGGCACAGAATGTACGAACAGTATCATCCGCTTGGAGTCGTGGGAATAATTACCGCATTCAACTTCCCGGTGGCGGTATGGTCCTGGAATACGGCTCTTGCATGGATCTGTGGTAACGTTACGATCTGGAAGCCATCTGAAAAAACACCTCTTTGTGCGATTGCATGTCAGAATATCATGACTGAGGTTTTAAAGGAAAATAACCTTCCGGAAGGTGTTTCAAGTGTATTGGTATCAGACCATGAGATCGGACAGAAGCTGGTAGATGATAAGAGGGTAGCACTGGTATCTTTCACCGGTTCTACGAGAGTGGGAAGAATGGTTTCTTCTAAAGTAGCGGAAAGATTCGGAAAATCTATCCTTGAATTAGGAGGAAATAACGCTATTATCATTACGAAAGAAGCTGATATCGATATGTCGATTATCGGTGCGGTTTTCGGAGCGGTAGGAACAGCAGGCCAACGATGTACTTCTACAAGAAGGCTGATCATCCATGAAAGCGTATATGATGAAGTGAAAACAAGGTTAACAAAAGCCTACGGCCAGTTAAAGATCGGAAACCCATTGGATGAAAGGAACCATGTAGGCCCGCTGATTGATACTGATGCTGTAAATCAATATGAAGAAGCGATCAAAAAATGTAAAAAAGAAGGCGGTAAGTTCATCGTTGAAGGTGGTGTTTTAACCGGAAAAGAATATGAATCAGGCTGCTACGTAAAACCATGTGTTGCAGAAGTGAAAAATTCTTACGAAATCGTTCAGCATGAAACTTTTGCACCGATTTTATATTTAATCAAATACAAAACATTGGAAGAGGCCATTGCGATTCAGAATGATGTTCCGCAGGGACTTTCTTCTGCAATCATGACCCAAAATCTGAGAGAAGCGGAATTATTCCTTTCACATGCAGGTTCAGACTGTGGTATTGCTAACGTGAATATCGGGACCTCAGGTGCTGAGATCGGAGGGGCTTTCGGTGGTGAAAAAGAAACCGGAGGCGGAAGAGAATCCGGATCTGATGCTTGGAAATACTATATGAGAAGACAAACCAATACTATCAATTACACCGCACAACTTCCTTTGGCACAAGGGATTAAATTCGATTTATAA
- the lat gene encoding L-lysine 6-transaminase has protein sequence MEQTLDIKANKVKETVGKHVLADGFDFVMDIEKSHGSWLYDKLTDREYLDMFSMFASASIGYNHPYLLERSEWLGRMAVNKPTLADVYSEEYAHFLEVFERVVIPEELQYAFFIEGGTLGVENAMKACFDWKTRKNFEKGLQTEAGICIHFRQAFHGRSGYTLSLTNTSDPRKYQYFPMFNWPRILNPKLTFPITEENLEETMKNEKLALLQIEEAILMNPDKVACIIIEPIQAEGGDNHFRDEFLVGLRALCDQNEILLIFDEVQTGIGITGKMWAFQHFTAKPDIISFGKKAQVCGVLANKEKFDEVPNNVFRESSRINSTFGGNFIDMLRFQLVMEVIEKENLVENARVVGDFLLESLKALAEKYPEKISNARGRGLMCAIDLPSGAQRNHMMNELFNDGLIILPCGDQSLRFRPHLNVTKEEIQLALDKIENNIAKI, from the coding sequence ATGGAACAAACATTAGATATAAAAGCAAATAAAGTAAAAGAAACAGTAGGAAAACACGTTTTGGCAGACGGTTTTGACTTTGTGATGGATATTGAAAAATCTCACGGGTCATGGCTTTATGACAAGCTTACAGACAGAGAGTACCTGGATATGTTCTCTATGTTTGCCTCTGCTTCCATCGGATACAACCACCCTTATCTTCTGGAAAGATCGGAGTGGCTGGGTAGGATGGCAGTCAATAAACCCACTTTGGCAGATGTTTACTCAGAAGAATATGCCCATTTTCTGGAAGTCTTCGAAAGAGTAGTCATTCCTGAAGAATTACAATATGCTTTCTTTATCGAAGGCGGTACCTTAGGAGTTGAAAATGCAATGAAAGCATGTTTTGACTGGAAGACCCGCAAAAATTTTGAAAAAGGACTTCAGACCGAAGCCGGAATCTGTATTCATTTCAGACAGGCTTTCCACGGAAGAAGCGGCTATACTTTAAGCTTAACCAATACTTCCGACCCAAGAAAATACCAGTATTTCCCGATGTTCAACTGGCCAAGAATCTTAAATCCGAAACTGACATTCCCGATCACGGAAGAAAATCTTGAAGAAACGATGAAGAATGAGAAACTGGCTTTACTGCAAATAGAAGAAGCGATTCTGATGAATCCTGATAAAGTGGCCTGTATCATCATTGAACCTATCCAGGCAGAAGGCGGCGACAATCATTTCAGAGATGAATTCTTGGTGGGATTAAGAGCACTTTGTGATCAAAATGAGATCTTGCTTATTTTTGACGAAGTTCAGACCGGTATCGGAATTACAGGGAAAATGTGGGCATTCCAGCATTTCACTGCAAAGCCCGATATCATATCATTTGGTAAAAAAGCACAGGTCTGCGGAGTGCTGGCCAATAAGGAAAAATTTGACGAAGTTCCCAATAATGTTTTCAGGGAAAGCTCAAGGATCAACTCTACATTCGGAGGTAATTTTATTGATATGCTCCGTTTTCAGCTGGTGATGGAAGTTATTGAAAAAGAAAATCTTGTGGAGAATGCAAGAGTAGTGGGTGATTTCCTGCTGGAAAGCCTGAAAGCACTTGCTGAAAAGTATCCTGAGAAAATTTCAAATGCAAGGGGAAGAGGATTGATGTGTGCTATTGATCTTCCGTCCGGTGCCCAGAGAAACCATATGATGAATGAGCTGTTCAATGACGGATTGATCATTCTTCCGTGTGGAGATCAGTCTTTACGTTTCAGACCGCATCTGAATGTTACTAAAGAAGAAATTCAACTGGCTTTGGACAAAATTGAAAATAATATTGCTAAAATTTAA
- a CDS encoding DUF2007 domain-containing protein translates to MERSTRVSVFESDNPSEIQLVKSKLDDAQITNTVENNYLTFTTTPTATSLKVMVDLEDEKKAFEIIDAYLQQSENQ, encoded by the coding sequence ATGGAAAGAAGTACGCGAGTATCGGTTTTTGAAAGTGATAACCCTTCAGAAATTCAGTTGGTTAAGTCTAAATTGGATGATGCACAAATTACAAACACAGTTGAAAATAATTATCTCACATTTACCACTACACCCACGGCTACGTCGTTAAAAGTTATGGTAGATCTTGAAGATGAGAAGAAGGCATTTGAAATTATTGATGCTTACCTTCAACAAAGCGAAAATCAATAA
- a CDS encoding GNAT family N-acetyltransferase has translation MNPEIKLRKSEIEDRDIIWGIIQQSIARRKQDGSTQWQNGYPNLGTVESDIAKGFGYVLTVDGEIAVYAALILNDEPAYSTIEGAWLSDGEFVVVHRVAVDEKFAGRGMVKKLFDHIEDFTRSHGIQSVKVDTNHDNIAMLKILESKGYSYCGEVLLRDGMRKAFEKIII, from the coding sequence ATGAATCCAGAAATTAAACTAAGAAAATCGGAAATTGAAGACAGGGACATTATTTGGGGAATCATCCAGCAGTCTATTGCGCGAAGGAAACAGGATGGCAGCACACAGTGGCAAAACGGATATCCCAATCTTGGAACCGTAGAAAGTGATATTGCCAAAGGTTTCGGATATGTTCTTACTGTTGATGGGGAAATAGCTGTATATGCAGCATTAATTCTGAATGATGAGCCAGCGTACAGCACTATTGAAGGAGCCTGGCTGAGTGATGGTGAATTTGTCGTGGTCCACAGGGTGGCTGTAGATGAAAAATTTGCAGGCCGGGGAATGGTGAAGAAATTATTTGACCATATCGAAGATTTTACAAGATCTCACGGAATTCAGAGCGTAAAGGTGGATACCAACCATGACAATATTGCAATGTTGAAAATCCTGGAAAGCAAAGGCTATTCTTATTGTGGAGAGGTCCTTTTAAGAGACGGAATGAGAAAAGCTTTTGAGAAGATTATCATTTGA
- a CDS encoding transcriptional regulator — MHQSIEIDEKIFQDAVKFYGTVFNLPPLASKIYSYLLFDYEKVGITFDEFVEVLSASKSSVSTSISLLLNAQLIVDHNKMDERKRYFFLNDEYKKIRFEKIVQKMQDELKLLDDLDNFKKSNDDGYNERIEHYKILLNKNIENIQESLNKL; from the coding sequence ATGCACCAAAGTATAGAAATTGATGAAAAAATTTTTCAGGATGCCGTAAAATTCTACGGCACCGTTTTCAACTTACCCCCATTAGCTTCAAAAATTTACTCCTACCTTCTTTTCGATTATGAGAAAGTAGGGATTACTTTTGACGAATTTGTTGAAGTGCTTTCTGCAAGCAAAAGCTCTGTTTCTACAAGTATTTCACTGCTGCTGAATGCACAGCTTATTGTAGACCACAATAAAATGGACGAGCGAAAACGGTATTTTTTCCTCAACGATGAATACAAGAAAATAAGATTCGAGAAAATAGTTCAAAAAATGCAGGACGAATTGAAACTACTAGATGATTTAGACAATTTTAAAAAAAGTAACGACGATGGATACAACGAAAGAATAGAACATTACAAAATACTCTTAAACAAAAACATAGAAAATATTCAGGAATCTCTTAATAAACTATAA
- a CDS encoding efflux RND transporter periplasmic adaptor subunit, whose protein sequence is MNNKLIILSIAAFSLTACKKEAPKQDGAKPFPVVSVESKNIVGYQTFPATIQGRVNNDVRAKIQGYITQLLVDEGQYVTKGQPLFRLETNILNENAAASKAGIGAAESTIAAAQASVNAAQLEVNKLKPLVQKNIISNVQLQTAQANLAQAQAQLQQANAAKRQAVANYKGVEANIEYSIIRAPISGVVGKLPLKVGSLVGPSDQTPLTTISDTSQIFAYFAMNEKEYFDFLEKVPGSSMPEKIKNLPMVELQLANGSLYPEKGKIEAITGQIDPATGTIQFRVGFSNAQKLLSNGNSGTIRFPQRYDNVLVVPESATYEQQGIVYVYKVEKGDTAKNVVINVIDRIDNMALIKSGINKGETVVAAGIGGLKSGTVVKPRPVKMDSLVQSIKPKF, encoded by the coding sequence ATGAATAATAAGCTAATTATACTTTCTATTGCAGCGTTTTCACTGACAGCCTGTAAAAAAGAAGCTCCGAAGCAGGATGGCGCAAAGCCTTTTCCTGTGGTTTCTGTGGAGTCCAAAAATATAGTGGGTTACCAGACGTTTCCGGCTACCATTCAGGGTAGAGTAAACAATGATGTCCGTGCAAAAATACAGGGATACATTACCCAGTTATTGGTAGATGAAGGGCAATATGTTACAAAAGGGCAGCCTTTGTTCCGTCTGGAGACCAATATTCTGAATGAAAATGCAGCTGCTTCCAAGGCCGGTATCGGTGCTGCCGAGTCTACTATTGCAGCCGCGCAGGCTTCTGTAAATGCCGCACAGCTTGAGGTCAACAAACTAAAGCCTCTGGTTCAGAAAAACATTATCAGCAACGTACAGCTGCAGACCGCACAGGCCAATCTGGCCCAGGCCCAGGCCCAGTTACAGCAGGCTAATGCAGCCAAGAGACAGGCCGTTGCCAATTACAAAGGCGTGGAGGCCAATATTGAATACTCCATTATTCGTGCTCCTATTTCAGGAGTGGTTGGAAAGCTTCCATTGAAAGTGGGAAGTTTGGTAGGGCCGTCTGATCAGACCCCTCTGACAACAATTTCTGACACTTCTCAGATCTTTGCCTACTTTGCGATGAATGAAAAGGAATATTTTGATTTCCTTGAAAAAGTCCCGGGAAGTTCTATGCCGGAGAAGATCAAAAATCTTCCGATGGTGGAACTGCAGCTGGCGAATGGAAGCCTTTATCCTGAAAAAGGAAAAATCGAAGCGATTACCGGTCAAATTGACCCTGCAACAGGGACGATACAGTTCAGAGTAGGATTCTCCAATGCCCAAAAACTTTTAAGCAATGGAAACAGCGGAACCATTAGATTCCCACAACGTTATGATAACGTATTGGTAGTTCCTGAAAGTGCTACTTACGAACAGCAGGGTATCGTCTATGTATATAAAGTGGAAAAAGGAGATACTGCCAAAAACGTAGTGATCAACGTTATCGACAGAATAGACAATATGGCTCTTATAAAGTCAGGGATTAATAAAGGGGAAACTGTTGTAGCGGCTGGTATCGGAGGTCTGAAATCAGGAACGGTTGTAAAGCCGAGACCGGTCAAAATGGATAGTCTTGTTCAATCAATAAAACCGAAATTCTAA
- a CDS encoding efflux RND transporter permease subunit — translation MIKNFINRPVLSTVISILIVILGILGLVSLPVTQYPDIAPPTVSVTANYTGANAETVMKSVVVPLEEQINGVEGMDYITSSAGNDGSANIQVFFKQGIDPDIAAVNVQNRVARATPLLPSEVTRSGVVTQKQQTSALMYMSFYSENKDLDDVYLQNFLNINIIPNLKRVNGVGDANVFGGKNYSMRIWLDPAKMAAYGVTPTDVTNAINEQSREAAAGSIGQNSGSSFEYIIKYVGKFNDKSQYDNIIIKALNDGQNLMLKDVAKVELAGQSYTGIGENGNNPSISMGIFQTPGSNAQEIIKNIKTYLKSAESTFPKGIKYTFNFDTNEFLDASIDKVVHTLIEAFILVFIVVYIFLQDFRSTLIPAIAVPVSIVGAFFFLNLFGYSLNLLTLFALVLAIGIVVDDAIVVVEAVHAKMEHGISDAKKATVEAMDEITGAIISITLVMASVFIPVTFIKGPTGVFYQQFGITLIVAIVISAINALTLSPVLCSLFLKPHAEHHEKYQSMNFMQKFFYKFNIAFKTATERYGRGFVFLLRHKWVTLVIFAVTAGILYWASGTMKKGFVPTEDRGIIFTDVQLPPGASMERTYNVLKTLQANALKVPGVQNVTISTGRGFLSGNGSNNGLAFIKLKPFDERKKDGQTSEDITKKLFGISGSVPDAKVVFFQPPSVPGFGSSAGFEMVLLDKSGGEYAELDAKTNEFIGKLMQRPEIEFAQTSFNTKYPQYQMEINVPLAKQLGVSVSDILATMQGYIGGIYTADFTKYGKQFRVMVQALPDNRKSIDNLNELYVRTGSGVMSPISQFVTLSKAYGPQSVSRYNLFTSVKITGANSGGYSSGDAIAAVQQVAGETLNQNYAVEFTGLSREELASGSQTLVIFGLSLIFVYFILSAQYESYILPLIVVISLPLGVMGAYFGQKIMGLENNIYFQIALIMLVGLLAKNAILIVEFAIQRRHHGETIVMSAINAAKARLRPILMTSFAFIFGLLPLVLASGIGAVGNRSIATGAAIGLLIGTILGLFVIPVLYVIFETLQEKIKPLKKEDINLAE, via the coding sequence ATGATAAAAAACTTTATTAACAGACCGGTTTTATCTACCGTAATTTCAATCCTGATTGTGATTCTCGGTATTTTAGGACTCGTCTCGTTACCGGTGACACAGTACCCGGATATTGCTCCTCCCACAGTGAGTGTTACCGCCAACTATACGGGAGCCAATGCGGAAACTGTAATGAAAAGTGTGGTCGTTCCGCTGGAGGAGCAGATCAATGGGGTGGAAGGAATGGATTATATCACCTCTTCCGCAGGAAATGACGGTTCTGCCAACATCCAGGTTTTCTTTAAACAAGGGATTGATCCTGATATTGCAGCCGTAAACGTACAGAACCGTGTGGCGAGAGCTACTCCTTTATTGCCTTCCGAAGTAACACGTTCAGGGGTAGTAACGCAGAAGCAGCAGACCAGTGCCCTGATGTATATGTCTTTCTATTCTGAAAATAAAGACCTGGATGACGTATATCTTCAAAACTTTTTGAATATCAATATTATCCCTAACTTAAAAAGGGTTAATGGTGTAGGGGATGCCAACGTTTTCGGAGGTAAAAACTATTCGATGAGAATTTGGCTGGATCCTGCAAAAATGGCTGCATATGGAGTAACACCTACCGATGTTACCAATGCCATCAATGAGCAGAGTAGAGAAGCTGCAGCAGGTTCTATCGGACAAAACAGCGGGAGCTCATTTGAATATATCATCAAATATGTAGGAAAATTCAACGATAAGAGCCAGTATGACAATATCATCATCAAGGCACTTAACGATGGGCAAAACCTAATGCTGAAAGATGTTGCCAAAGTTGAATTAGCCGGTCAGTCCTATACCGGAATCGGTGAAAACGGGAACAATCCTTCCATCAGTATGGGGATCTTCCAGACACCGGGTTCCAACGCACAGGAAATTATTAAAAATATCAAAACATATCTGAAATCGGCAGAAAGTACTTTCCCTAAAGGCATTAAGTATACTTTTAACTTTGATACCAATGAATTCCTTGATGCTTCTATCGACAAGGTTGTACATACCCTGATCGAAGCGTTTATCCTGGTATTTATCGTAGTATATATTTTCCTTCAGGATTTCAGATCTACCCTGATCCCGGCTATTGCAGTTCCGGTATCAATTGTGGGAGCTTTCTTCTTCCTGAACTTATTCGGATATTCATTAAACCTTTTAACATTATTCGCTTTGGTACTGGCAATCGGTATTGTGGTGGATGACGCCATCGTCGTCGTAGAGGCCGTTCATGCGAAAATGGAGCACGGTATTTCTGATGCGAAAAAGGCTACGGTAGAAGCAATGGATGAAATTACAGGAGCGATTATCTCTATTACGCTGGTCATGGCATCGGTATTTATTCCGGTAACCTTTATCAAAGGGCCAACAGGAGTATTCTACCAGCAGTTCGGTATTACCCTGATTGTTGCGATCGTAATTTCTGCTATTAATGCATTGACGTTAAGTCCGGTTTTATGTTCTTTATTCTTAAAACCTCATGCAGAGCACCATGAAAAGTACCAGAGCATGAACTTTATGCAGAAGTTTTTCTATAAGTTTAATATTGCTTTTAAAACAGCGACTGAACGTTACGGAAGAGGATTTGTATTCCTGCTGAGACATAAATGGGTAACCCTGGTTATTTTTGCAGTGACTGCCGGTATTCTATATTGGGCAAGCGGTACGATGAAAAAAGGTTTCGTACCTACTGAAGACAGGGGGATTATCTTTACCGATGTACAGCTTCCTCCGGGGGCTTCCATGGAAAGAACCTATAATGTGCTGAAAACTCTTCAGGCTAATGCACTGAAGGTTCCGGGAGTACAGAATGTGACGATCTCTACGGGTAGAGGTTTCTTATCCGGAAACGGTAGTAACAACGGTCTTGCCTTTATTAAATTGAAACCATTTGACGAAAGGAAAAAAGACGGCCAGACTTCCGAAGATATTACGAAAAAATTATTCGGTATCTCAGGATCAGTTCCGGATGCAAAAGTTGTATTCTTCCAGCCGCCAAGTGTACCTGGTTTTGGTAGCAGTGCCGGTTTTGAGATGGTATTATTGGATAAATCCGGAGGTGAATATGCTGAACTTGATGCCAAAACCAATGAATTCATCGGCAAACTGATGCAGAGACCGGAAATTGAATTTGCCCAGACTTCATTTAATACCAAATATCCTCAGTACCAGATGGAAATCAATGTTCCATTGGCCAAACAGCTTGGGGTTTCTGTAAGTGATATTCTTGCTACAATGCAGGGATATATCGGTGGTATTTATACTGCTGACTTTACAAAATACGGTAAGCAGTTCAGGGTAATGGTTCAGGCACTTCCTGATAACAGAAAAAGCATTGATAACCTGAACGAACTGTATGTAAGAACCGGTTCAGGAGTAATGTCCCCGATCTCACAGTTTGTAACGCTTTCCAAGGCCTACGGACCACAGTCGGTGAGCCGTTACAACTTATTTACTTCAGTGAAGATCACAGGGGCTAACTCGGGAGGGTACAGTTCCGGAGACGCGATTGCTGCAGTACAGCAGGTGGCCGGTGAAACCTTAAACCAAAACTATGCGGTTGAATTTACAGGATTGTCAAGAGAAGAATTGGCTTCAGGATCTCAGACGCTGGTTATCTTTGGCTTGAGTTTGATTTTCGTGTACTTTATTCTTTCTGCACAGTATGAAAGTTATATCCTTCCGCTGATTGTTGTTATTTCTCTTCCTTTAGGGGTGATGGGTGCCTATTTCGGACAGAAGATCATGGGCTTGGAAAATAATATTTATTTCCAGATTGCGCTGATCATGCTCGTGGGGCTACTGGCAAAGAATGCCATCCTTATCGTCGAATTTGCCATTCAGAGAAGACATCATGGGGAAACGATTGTCATGTCAGCGATTAATGCTGCAAAAGCAAGGTTAAGACCGATCCTGATGACATCATTTGCCTTTATTTTCGGTCTACTGCCGTTAGTGCTTGCAAGTGGAATCGGGGCTGTAGGAAACAGATCGATTGCAACCGGTGCGGCGATTGGATTATTGATAGGAACCATTTTAGGACTTTTTGTTATCCCGGTACTGTATGTGATTTTTGAAACATTACAGGAAAAGATCAAACCTCTTAAGAAAGAAGACATCAATTTAGCAGAATAA